In Bacteroidota bacterium, a single window of DNA contains:
- a CDS encoding TetR/AcrR family transcriptional regulator codes for MPRLVTERADVLPLLAEVFREHGYEGASLQLISQATGLGKGSLYHFFPGGKAEMAAAVLAEIDDWFERELYAPLRAAEDESVAAAIDAMFAAVDAYFRGGGRVCLIGALALGAARDRFGAAIASYFARWVGALADALQRTGCDTTTATALAEATVAGIQGALVLTRALDDPAVFRRTLLALRERLLPANPAADAGNSGH; via the coding sequence ATGCCGCGCCTCGTGACCGAACGCGCCGACGTGCTGCCGCTGCTGGCCGAAGTGTTTCGCGAGCATGGCTACGAAGGTGCGAGCCTGCAGTTGATCTCGCAGGCCACCGGGCTCGGCAAGGGCAGCCTTTATCACTTCTTCCCGGGCGGCAAGGCGGAGATGGCCGCGGCCGTGCTGGCAGAGATCGACGACTGGTTCGAGCGCGAGCTGTACGCACCGCTGCGTGCGGCCGAGGACGAGTCTGTGGCCGCGGCGATCGACGCGATGTTCGCGGCCGTCGATGCCTATTTCCGCGGCGGCGGGCGCGTCTGTCTGATCGGCGCGCTGGCCCTCGGCGCCGCCCGCGATCGCTTCGGCGCAGCCATCGCCAGCTACTTCGCCCGCTGGGTCGGCGCGCTGGCCGATGCACTGCAGCGCACCGGCTGCGACACGACGACGGCCACCGCGCTGGCCGAGGCGACCGTCGCCGGCATCCAGGGTGCGCTGGTGCTGACGCGCGCCCTCGACGACCCGGCGGTGTTCAGGCGCACGCTGCTGGCGTTGCGCGAACGGCTGCTGCCGGCGAATCCGGCGGCCGATGCCGGCAATAGCGGGCACTGA
- a CDS encoding nuclear transport factor 2 family protein: protein MSRPPLPPFTAETAAQKARMAEDAWNSRDPARVALAYTEDSLWRNRAEFIRGREQIVAFLTRKWARELDYRLIKEVWAHAGERIAVRFAYEWHDDSGQWYRAYGNENWEFDEAGLMRRRHASINDLPIAESARLFHWPAGRRPDGHPGLSELGL from the coding sequence GAAACCGCTGCGCAGAAGGCGCGCATGGCCGAGGACGCCTGGAACAGCCGCGATCCGGCGCGCGTCGCGCTCGCGTACACCGAGGACAGCCTCTGGCGCAACCGCGCCGAATTCATCCGCGGCCGCGAGCAGATCGTCGCCTTCCTGACCCGCAAGTGGGCGCGCGAACTCGACTACCGGCTGATCAAGGAAGTCTGGGCGCATGCCGGCGAGCGCATCGCCGTGCGCTTTGCCTACGAATGGCACGACGACTCCGGCCAGTGGTATCGCGCCTACGGCAACGAGAACTGGGAGTTCGACGAAGCCGGCCTGATGCGCCGCCGGCATGCCTCGATCAACGACCTGCCGATCGCCGAATCCGCGCGCCTGTTCCACTGGCCGGCCGGCCGGCGGCCCGACGGGCATCCGGGCCTGAGCGAGCTGGGGCTGTGA